The following proteins come from a genomic window of Gimesia chilikensis:
- a CDS encoding efflux RND transporter periplasmic adaptor subunit: MKSPFQSDRLRHFYKRNAGKIWVLQTAFLILIGFSIAWSMKAPSSESDQPPKETAHAEHAKAPQIWTCSMHPQIRRNAPGKCPICGMELVPVGPTPEGMRTIQISETARNLLRIETTPVERREVTAKIRMVGKVEYDETKLAHITAWVSGRLDRLYVDFTGVEVKKGEHLVYIYSEELYAAQEELIQALKYKKEGPAKTTRLVQPIDLVASAREKLRLLGLTAEQIQEIEKRGTPSEHLTIYSPIGGIVIQKLKEEGDRVRTGDRIYTVADLNLVWVKLDAYESDLIWLHYGQKVIFKTEAYPGETFTGRIAFIDPVLNESTRTVKVRVNVPNKDGKLKPEMFVSAVVESQVATGGRVLDEELMGKWISPMHPEIIKDHPGVCDICGMPLVRAETLGDVITPEEKKDKPLVIPVSAALVTGTRAIVYVEVPTASKPTYEGREIVLGPRAGNYYIVRNGLREGELVVTNGNFQLDSALQISAKPSMMTPEGGGGGGGHQHGGSSSENKKMEQKQSQPKKMSLPHQFQQQLSRVLQASDAVTAAIEKSELTQVRAAFEQLGQALQQTDTKLLTGHAAMLWGEFSMLLSNDAVEGGDVLSLEEADQVYAKLKRHIQRVRAQFGMNHTNHENGAKDIEVPAEFQTELAPLLNFYFTLSEFLASDQEQKALGAGSKLKQILGSIQSSALQGDALRYWNQEAVNLAGIADQFKLAKDLKSLRKSFALLSQEILVLVKTFDLARQPPLYELHCPMAFQGRGAIWLQRDTEVKNPYFGTSMLKCADRVVPIAREQLQEKPIEHKGHDHQ; encoded by the coding sequence ATGAAATCACCTTTTCAATCTGACCGGTTACGTCACTTCTACAAACGAAATGCCGGGAAAATCTGGGTTTTGCAAACGGCCTTTTTGATATTGATCGGCTTCAGTATTGCCTGGTCAATGAAGGCCCCCTCTTCGGAGTCGGATCAACCTCCGAAGGAAACCGCTCATGCAGAGCATGCAAAAGCACCGCAGATCTGGACCTGCTCCATGCATCCCCAGATTCGCCGAAACGCACCTGGCAAATGCCCGATTTGTGGTATGGAACTGGTTCCTGTGGGGCCGACGCCGGAGGGAATGCGTACGATTCAGATCAGTGAGACTGCCCGTAATCTGCTGCGAATTGAAACCACGCCTGTAGAGCGGCGTGAGGTCACAGCAAAGATTCGCATGGTGGGGAAAGTCGAGTACGACGAAACAAAGCTGGCACATATCACGGCCTGGGTTTCAGGACGTCTGGATCGACTGTACGTCGATTTTACCGGCGTCGAGGTTAAAAAAGGCGAACATCTGGTCTATATCTACAGTGAAGAGTTGTATGCTGCCCAGGAAGAGTTGATTCAGGCACTGAAATACAAAAAAGAAGGTCCTGCGAAAACGACCAGGCTGGTGCAACCGATCGATCTCGTTGCATCTGCCCGTGAAAAGCTCAGACTGCTGGGACTGACTGCAGAGCAGATTCAGGAAATAGAAAAGCGGGGCACTCCCTCAGAACATCTCACGATTTACTCACCGATCGGCGGGATCGTCATTCAAAAGCTGAAGGAAGAGGGAGACCGCGTCCGCACCGGGGATCGAATTTATACTGTAGCCGATCTCAATCTGGTTTGGGTCAAGTTAGATGCCTACGAATCTGACCTGATCTGGCTGCATTATGGACAAAAAGTGATATTCAAAACCGAAGCCTATCCGGGGGAGACATTCACGGGGCGGATTGCCTTCATTGATCCTGTCCTGAATGAGTCAACACGCACGGTCAAAGTCAGAGTGAATGTGCCAAATAAAGATGGCAAGCTGAAACCGGAAATGTTTGTCAGCGCCGTGGTGGAATCACAGGTGGCAACGGGAGGCCGTGTCCTCGATGAAGAACTGATGGGGAAATGGATCAGTCCCATGCATCCGGAAATTATTAAGGATCATCCCGGGGTCTGTGATATCTGTGGAATGCCACTGGTTCGCGCTGAGACGCTGGGTGACGTTATCACACCAGAGGAAAAAAAAGACAAACCATTGGTGATTCCTGTATCAGCAGCTCTGGTTACGGGGACAAGAGCGATTGTTTATGTCGAAGTTCCTACAGCCAGCAAGCCGACCTATGAAGGGCGGGAAATCGTTCTGGGCCCGCGTGCTGGAAATTATTACATTGTCAGGAATGGTTTGAGAGAAGGCGAACTTGTCGTCACGAATGGCAATTTCCAGTTGGATAGTGCTCTGCAGATCTCTGCTAAACCGTCCATGATGACACCGGAAGGCGGCGGCGGTGGAGGAGGACATCAACACGGCGGCAGTAGTTCCGAAAACAAAAAGATGGAACAGAAACAGTCTCAGCCTAAGAAAATGTCTCTGCCACACCAGTTTCAGCAACAACTCAGCAGAGTACTTCAAGCCTCCGATGCCGTTACTGCGGCCATTGAAAAATCGGAACTGACTCAAGTGCGTGCGGCATTCGAGCAACTGGGACAGGCCCTGCAGCAGACAGATACCAAACTACTGACGGGACATGCCGCTATGCTGTGGGGGGAATTTTCCATGCTACTGTCAAATGACGCGGTTGAAGGCGGTGATGTTCTATCGCTGGAAGAGGCAGATCAGGTCTATGCCAAACTGAAACGGCATATACAACGTGTGCGTGCCCAGTTTGGAATGAATCATACAAACCACGAAAACGGTGCTAAGGACATTGAAGTGCCTGCTGAATTTCAGACTGAATTAGCGCCGTTACTGAACTTTTATTTTACCCTCTCAGAATTTCTGGCATCCGATCAGGAGCAGAAAGCACTTGGGGCTGGTTCGAAGTTGAAGCAGATACTCGGTTCGATTCAGAGTTCCGCTTTGCAGGGAGATGCTCTGAGATACTGGAATCAGGAAGCTGTCAATCTCGCCGGGATTGCCGATCAGTTTAAGCTGGCAAAGGACCTAAAGTCGCTGCGCAAGTCCTTCGCATTGCTTTCCCAGGAAATCCTGGTTCTGGTGAAGACTTTTGATCTTGCCCGCCAGCCGCCCCTGTATGAACTGCATTGTCCGATGGCCTTTCAGGGGCGGGGAGCGATCTGGTTGCAGCGCGATACTGAGGTCAAAAATCCATATTTTGGGACGTCGATGCTAAAGTGTGCGGATCGAGTGGTCCCGATCGCTAGAGAGCAACTTCAGGAAAAACCAATCGAACACAAGGGACATGACCATCAGTAA
- a CDS encoding efflux RND transporter permease subunit encodes MVTESENVNLNQDEPKSILEKVIWFSLNNKLVVSLLVIAILGWGAMVAPFDWDLGGLPRSPVPVDAIPDIGENQQIVFSQWMGRSPQDVEDQIGYPLTVALLGIPEVKTIRSYSMFGFSTIYVIFNEKAEFYWSRSRVLEKLNSLPPDTLPEGVQPTLGPDATALGQIFWYTLEGHDPDGNVVGGWDLRELRTAQDWYVRYALASAEGISEVASIGGFVQEYQIDVDPDAMRANKVSLEQVFNAVRMSNVDVGARTIELNKAEYVIRGLGFVENIGDLEKTVLKVSDNVPITVKDVATVSLGPALRRGALDKEGAEAVGGVCVVRYGYNPLEAIKNVKEKVAEVSVGLPSKVLIDFKKITPDKITEYARQHHFDAYQNDQLNDKAWVQHLRSLERSEWPEWATISQITVVPFYDRTGLIYETLGTLNTALTEEILVTIIVILISVMHLRSSVLISALLPLAVLMCFIAMKTLGVDANIVALSGIAIAIGTMVDMGIILCENILKQLDEAGPDADRLKVIYNATREVASAVLTAVSTTVISFLPVFTMIGAEGKLFKPLAFTKTFALISSVIVALTIIPPAAHILFRGKVHSTSIKRFLPWSLVILGMLIVLLAILNMLPMENTGFIGRFSLPWWVGAIVLGLGVYNLMEHRIPERLRQFGPLAANYLAVLVVGLILTEHWLPLGPDKGFSQNLMFVTLLIGGLLAFFQFFQRVLYEPLLRWCLKNKLLFLSIPTLILFLGGCAWLGFDRVFGFVPEPVRNTAPWKSMAATFPGLGKEFMPPLDEGSFLYMPTTMPHASIGESMDVLQLQDKLLISIPEVESVVGKVGRVDSPLDPAPISMIETIITYKTEYKSDQQGHRIKYRYDPVKNEFVRDKNGKLIEDSDGRPYRQWREHIKSPNDIWKEITDAASLPGATSAPKLQPIAARIVMLQSGMRAPMGLKIKGPDLQTIERVALDIERLLKQVPSVEESAVIADRIVGKPYLEIDIDRDAIKRYGLHIRSVQDVIEVAIGGRRITTTVEGRERYPVRVRYARELRDEIETLGRILVPTPTGAQIPLEQLAEIRYTRGPQVIKSEDTFLLGYVLFDMKPGNAEVDVVEECQRFLQQKIQTGELVLPPGVSYSFAGSYENQIRSQKTLMIVLPLALFVIFLILYFQFSSVITTSLVFSGILIAWSGGFIMLWLYGQPWFLDFQLFDTSMRSLFQVHQINLSVAVWVGFLALFGIATDDGVVITTYLDQSFRKRRIGSAREARDATLAAGLRRARPCLMTTATTILALIPVLTSTGRGSDIMVPMAIPSFGGMLIEIMTMLVVPVLYCSVMEWKLKWGIEDPRFEENAQS; translated from the coding sequence ATGGTGACTGAATCCGAAAATGTAAACTTGAACCAGGATGAACCGAAATCGATTCTCGAAAAGGTCATCTGGTTCAGTCTGAACAACAAGCTGGTAGTCAGCTTACTGGTCATCGCGATTCTTGGCTGGGGCGCGATGGTTGCCCCCTTCGACTGGGATCTGGGGGGACTGCCGAGAAGTCCTGTCCCCGTGGATGCCATCCCTGATATTGGTGAGAACCAGCAGATTGTTTTCAGTCAATGGATGGGCAGGTCGCCCCAGGATGTGGAAGACCAGATTGGATATCCCCTCACGGTGGCACTGCTCGGGATTCCCGAAGTCAAAACCATCCGCAGTTACTCGATGTTTGGTTTTTCAACGATCTACGTGATTTTTAATGAGAAGGCGGAATTCTACTGGTCTCGCTCCCGCGTGCTGGAAAAACTGAACAGTTTGCCTCCGGATACCCTCCCGGAGGGCGTTCAACCGACACTGGGGCCTGATGCCACCGCCCTGGGACAGATCTTTTGGTATACGCTCGAAGGCCATGATCCGGATGGCAATGTCGTTGGAGGCTGGGATCTGCGCGAACTGCGTACGGCACAGGACTGGTATGTGCGTTACGCTCTGGCATCGGCGGAAGGGATCAGCGAAGTTGCCTCGATCGGTGGTTTCGTTCAGGAATACCAGATCGACGTTGACCCCGATGCAATGCGGGCAAACAAGGTGAGCCTGGAACAGGTTTTTAATGCCGTACGCATGTCAAATGTGGACGTGGGGGCGCGTACTATTGAATTAAACAAGGCAGAATATGTCATCCGCGGTCTGGGATTTGTCGAAAATATTGGCGACCTTGAGAAGACGGTCCTGAAGGTCAGCGACAACGTACCCATCACTGTCAAGGATGTCGCTACCGTCTCACTGGGGCCCGCTCTCAGACGTGGCGCGCTGGACAAAGAGGGTGCAGAAGCCGTAGGGGGAGTTTGCGTCGTTCGGTATGGATACAATCCGCTGGAAGCAATCAAAAACGTGAAAGAAAAAGTTGCGGAAGTATCTGTGGGGCTCCCGAGCAAGGTTTTAATTGACTTCAAGAAGATAACGCCTGACAAGATTACAGAGTATGCCCGACAGCATCACTTTGATGCCTATCAAAACGATCAATTGAATGATAAAGCCTGGGTTCAGCATTTAAGGTCCCTGGAACGCAGTGAGTGGCCAGAGTGGGCTACCATCAGCCAGATTACGGTCGTTCCGTTTTATGACCGCACAGGGTTAATTTATGAAACGCTGGGGACCCTGAACACCGCACTCACTGAGGAAATCCTGGTCACGATCATCGTCATTCTGATCAGTGTGATGCATTTGCGGAGTTCAGTTTTAATCAGTGCCCTGTTACCACTGGCTGTGCTCATGTGCTTTATTGCCATGAAAACACTGGGGGTCGATGCAAATATTGTTGCCCTGTCCGGCATCGCCATCGCCATAGGTACAATGGTCGATATGGGGATCATCCTCTGTGAAAATATCCTGAAACAACTGGATGAAGCTGGTCCAGATGCTGACCGTCTGAAAGTGATTTACAATGCTACCCGCGAAGTCGCCAGTGCTGTCCTCACTGCTGTGTCTACTACCGTTATCAGCTTTCTGCCCGTATTTACCATGATTGGGGCTGAAGGTAAGCTATTTAAGCCGCTCGCATTTACGAAAACCTTTGCCTTGATTTCCTCCGTCATTGTCGCACTGACGATTATTCCTCCCGCTGCCCATATTCTGTTTAGAGGAAAAGTTCACTCAACCTCAATCAAGCGTTTTCTTCCCTGGAGCCTGGTTATTCTTGGCATGCTGATTGTTCTGCTGGCTATCCTGAATATGCTCCCTATGGAAAATACTGGTTTCATCGGACGTTTCTCACTTCCCTGGTGGGTTGGAGCAATCGTACTGGGGCTGGGAGTGTACAATTTAATGGAACACCGAATTCCCGAACGCCTGCGTCAATTTGGGCCCCTGGCCGCAAACTACCTGGCCGTACTGGTGGTCGGCTTGATTCTAACCGAACACTGGCTCCCCCTGGGACCAGATAAAGGTTTTAGTCAAAATCTGATGTTCGTGACGCTGTTAATTGGTGGACTGTTGGCCTTCTTTCAATTCTTCCAGCGCGTCTTATATGAACCGCTGCTCCGCTGGTGTCTGAAAAACAAACTGCTCTTTCTTTCCATTCCAACACTGATCCTGTTTCTGGGCGGTTGTGCTTGGTTGGGCTTTGACCGTGTGTTCGGATTCGTTCCTGAACCAGTTCGTAATACAGCTCCGTGGAAAAGTATGGCAGCGACATTTCCGGGATTAGGTAAAGAGTTTATGCCACCATTAGATGAAGGCTCTTTCCTGTATATGCCAACAACGATGCCTCATGCCTCTATTGGCGAATCAATGGATGTACTGCAGCTCCAGGATAAACTGTTGATTTCTATCCCCGAAGTGGAATCGGTTGTGGGGAAGGTCGGTCGAGTAGACAGTCCTCTCGATCCCGCTCCGATTTCCATGATTGAAACCATCATTACATACAAGACTGAGTATAAATCGGATCAACAGGGGCATCGTATCAAGTATCGATATGATCCAGTCAAAAATGAATTTGTCCGAGATAAAAATGGAAAGCTGATCGAAGATTCTGATGGGCGTCCTTATCGTCAGTGGCGAGAACATATAAAGTCACCGAATGATATCTGGAAGGAAATCACCGACGCTGCCAGTTTGCCTGGGGCAACATCAGCTCCTAAACTGCAACCCATTGCCGCGCGGATTGTCATGCTGCAAAGTGGTATGCGTGCCCCAATGGGACTCAAGATCAAAGGCCCCGATTTACAAACGATTGAACGCGTGGCTCTGGATATTGAACGATTGCTCAAACAGGTTCCTTCAGTAGAAGAGTCTGCTGTGATTGCTGATCGTATTGTCGGAAAACCATATCTGGAGATCGACATCGATCGCGATGCGATTAAGAGATATGGATTACATATCCGCTCTGTTCAGGATGTGATTGAGGTCGCTATAGGCGGAAGGAGGATTACGACGACAGTCGAAGGCCGTGAACGCTACCCGGTCCGTGTGCGTTATGCCCGTGAATTGCGGGATGAAATTGAAACATTGGGCCGTATTCTGGTTCCCACCCCCACTGGCGCGCAGATCCCACTCGAGCAACTCGCCGAAATACGCTATACCCGTGGACCACAGGTGATTAAAAGCGAAGACACTTTCCTTTTGGGCTATGTCTTGTTCGACATGAAACCGGGGAATGCCGAAGTCGATGTTGTGGAAGAATGCCAGCGATTCCTGCAACAAAAAATACAAACCGGAGAATTGGTTCTCCCGCCAGGTGTGAGTTACAGCTTTGCCGGCAGTTATGAGAATCAGATCCGCTCTCAGAAGACTTTGATGATAGTACTGCCCTTGGCGCTGTTCGTGATTTTCCTGATCTTATACTTCCAGTTCAGTTCGGTCATCACGACCTCGCTGGTCTTCAGTGGGATTTTGATCGCCTGGTCGGGGGGCTTCATCATGCTCTGGCTATATGGACAACCCTGGTTTTTGGATTTTCAACTGTTCGATACCAGTATGCGTTCTCTGTTCCAGGTGCATCAAATCAATCTGAGCGTTGCCGTCTGGGTCGGATTCCTGGCTCTGTTCGGGATTGCCACTGATGATGGCGTCGTCATTACCACTTACCTCGACCAGAGTTTTCGTAAACGCAGGATCGGTTCTGCCAGGGAAGCGCGAGATGCCACTCTGGCTGCAGGCTTAAGGCGTGCCAGGCCCTGCTTAATGACCACGGCCACAACCATTCTGGCCCTCATTCCTGTCCTGACATCCACGGGGCGGGGCTCTGACATCATGGTCCCCATGGCGATCCCCAGCTTCGGGGGCATGCTCATCGAAATCATGACCATGCTGGTCGTACCGGTGCTTTACTGCAGTGTTATGGAGTGGAAGTTGAAATGGGGAATCGAAGATCCCCGTTTTGAGGAGAATGCTCAATCTTAA
- a CDS encoding heavy-metal-associated domain-containing protein has product MTLVKQEDHLQEVTVSTNMKCQSCLGKLQPVLDQTVEIQEWEADLSSGLKTVTAKMQGEDPVEKLIAVVEGAGFEAKPVLKQEDLKATPRLEQIQPPEEKHHFKLSTYKPLLLVVFYVCGAAAILTSAQASGWVWGNFLRFFMGCFFLGFAFFKLLDVSKFADAFATYDIVAKRSRLYALLYPFLEFSLGVAFIFGWFPMLINAATVVVMGVGLIGVLQAVRKRQAIQCACLGTVFNLPMSAVTIIENSVMILMALFMLW; this is encoded by the coding sequence ATGACATTGGTGAAGCAGGAAGATCACCTTCAAGAGGTGACCGTATCGACAAATATGAAGTGCCAGTCCTGTTTGGGAAAATTACAACCTGTGCTGGATCAGACTGTTGAGATACAGGAGTGGGAAGCAGACCTTTCCAGTGGATTAAAAACTGTCACAGCTAAAATGCAGGGGGAAGATCCTGTCGAGAAACTTATCGCGGTTGTAGAGGGAGCCGGGTTTGAGGCGAAGCCTGTTTTAAAACAGGAGGATTTAAAGGCGACTCCCCGGCTGGAGCAGATTCAGCCTCCAGAGGAGAAACATCATTTCAAACTCAGTACCTATAAGCCGCTGCTGCTGGTTGTATTTTATGTATGTGGTGCAGCCGCGATCTTAACCTCAGCACAAGCATCGGGCTGGGTCTGGGGAAACTTCCTGCGTTTCTTTATGGGCTGTTTTTTCCTGGGATTTGCCTTCTTCAAGCTGCTTGATGTCAGCAAGTTCGCCGATGCCTTTGCGACCTATGATATTGTGGCAAAACGGTCGCGTCTGTACGCGTTACTCTATCCGTTTCTTGAATTTTCACTGGGGGTCGCATTTATTTTCGGCTGGTTTCCGATGCTGATAAACGCTGCCACGGTTGTTGTGATGGGGGTCGGCTTAATCGGTGTGCTGCAAGCCGTACGAAAACGTCAGGCAATTCAGTGTGCCTGTCTGGGGACAGTATTTAATCTGCCCATGTCTGCGGTCACGATCATCGAAAACAGCGTGATGATCCTGATGGCCCTGTTCATGCTGTGGTAG
- a CDS encoding MerR family DNA-binding protein, which yields MSKLTIGRVAQAAGVGVETVRFYERKWLVKQPVALSSFREYPPDVIDRIKFIKRAQELGFTLAEVGQLLHLADNPHSSKREVKQLAGQKLVEIRQKIDDLQRLASTLETLHEKCSGRGALSDCPIIESITSPEL from the coding sequence ATGAGTAAGTTGACAATCGGACGAGTCGCCCAGGCAGCAGGGGTTGGTGTAGAGACAGTGCGGTTTTATGAACGGAAGTGGTTGGTCAAACAGCCCGTCGCGTTGTCCTCATTCCGGGAATATCCGCCGGATGTGATTGACAGGATCAAGTTTATCAAACGTGCCCAGGAACTCGGGTTTACTCTCGCTGAAGTCGGACAGTTACTGCATCTCGCGGACAACCCGCATTCATCCAAGAGAGAGGTCAAGCAACTGGCTGGTCAGAAACTGGTTGAAATCCGTCAGAAAATTGATGATTTGCAACGCTTGGCGTCAACTCTTGAGACTCTGCATGAAAAGTGCAGTGGCCGAGGTGCTCTGTCTGACTGTCCGATCATCGAATCGATTACCTCCCCCGAACTATAA